GAGTGAGAGCGCCGAAGTTAACATCGGTACCGAGACGGGTACGAGTTGCCGCGATAGGTTGATTTTCATCGCGACCTTTCATGATCAAAGGTATCCAAGATTTGATCTGTTCAGCGTCTTCAGAGTAAGCCATACCATCAAAAAGGGGACTGCGCTGCATCGACTGAAAACGTTTGCGCAGATAGGCAACATTATCCTCTCCCCAGACAAAACTCATATGAGGGACACTGTTAATAAAGGTGCTTGGATCTTTGATTAGCCCCTGTTGTACAAGGTAGGCCCAGAATTGACGAGACAACTGAAATTGCTCATAAATCTTAATGGCTTTAGTGATATCAATTTGACCATCACTTTTTTGTGGAGTGTAGTTCATTTCAGCTAATGCTGAATGTCCTGTGCCAGCATTATTCCAACCATAAGAGCTTTCTTGAGCAACATCGCCCAAGCGTTCAAACATCTCAATGGTCCAGTTAGGCTCTAACTGTTGTAAGAAAGTTCCTAAAGTGGCACTCATTACACCACCACCAATTAGAACCACGTCCACCAGCTGTTTCGTTGTATCAGAATGATGCTGGTGCAATCCATTATGACCAGTTACTTTTTTCATTGGGCGTTACATCTCTTTTCACTTGCTAACAATTACGATCACATCTGTCCGCCATGGTTTTTATGATTTAAATCCACAAAAGACGCGATACTTTATCACTGTCGCACGACAATTGATCAACAAAATTGGGATTTTTATGCAGCGGCAAGGTTTCTTTTTGTGTGTACAGCCTTCAACTTAAGTATTAGGAACCTTGGGTGAATATACCATCATTGAGGTGTGTAACAAGTGGTTAGCAATTGATTAATGCTGTTTACATAAACTTATGTCGTAAATATGTCATTTGTCACATTTTGTTACCACTATGAAAAAAGGCACGCTCGGTGCCTTTTTATGCATAAGAAGTTTTGTTGAGTTACCGCACAGGCTCAAGTGTTGCGGGCTTATACCAACGCCATCGGAGTACATCGACAGCGATAAATGCGACCAAACTGACCCCCATTACAGGCAATGACCACCCTAAAACAGTTGCGACAATAAATACCACTATTTGTCCCAGTTTGGATAATTTGAGCCATGCGCCAGTGAGGGGTTCCATCATGTCACCCGCTTTAGGGCGACGTATCCACCACATGCGATAGCCCCAAACGATCATGATGCACAATGCCAGCCCAAACAGCGCCAAGACTATCTGGTTGGGTAAACCAAACAGCACCCCCATATGGGCATCAATGCCCCAGCGAATTAACTTTGCAACGAGTGGATAATCGGCAAAATAGACATGACTAACCACTTTATTGCTGATGGGATCGATAGAGACGGCATCAACTTGAGTTGGCCAAGCTCGATCAATTTCATGCACCATCCAAGCTTTACCTGCTTGGTAGGCCGGTACTATTTCAATTTTACCAGCGCTCAATCCGAAGGTGCGCGCAGAGGCAAGCACGCCATCAAATTGTTTATCTTGATAGAGATAATGCGGATTGTTAGAGGGCAAGTGACGAGATACAGATGGAGTTACCCACCCAATCGTTTGGCGCCACTGTGCAATGTTGCTCCCTGCCCATTTCGACCAAGTTAAGCCTGTTGCAGAGAAAAACAAGAGGCCGACTGCAATCCATACGCCCACTTGACTGTGACGTGAGCGATGATATGCCCATGATCCTTTTTTGCTCTCTCGACGCATGGCACGGCGTTGATTCCACCATAAATAAAGACCGCCTAATGCCGCCACCCACATCCAAGAAGCGGCGAGTTCACTGTAGTTACGTCCGACAGGGCCTAGCAGTAAATCGGTATGCATAAAGTCGATGGCGATACGCAGTGGCAAAATACCGCTGGTGCCATAACTGGCAAGATCGCCGTGAATGGCTAACGTGACTGGATCAACAAATAGTGTGCGCACTTGGTAGTGATGAAGCGTGGGATCGCGAAACAGTACGCGCGTGGTTTGTCCCGGCGTTGGAGCAGGGCGTACGGATTTAATCACTAATGGCTTGGTGAGCGCTTGACGCGCCGCTGCGATTTGTAAACTTAATGGCTGCGGTTGCCCTTGGTTCGTGGTGGTCAGTTCATCGTGATACACCCACTGTTCTAGTTGTGGTGTCATCACATAAAGGGTGCCCGTTAAAGCGGCCATAAAAATGAAGGGGCCGACAAACAGGCCAATATAAAAGTGTAACCGGCGTACAAAACTGGTAACACCTTGGTTTAAATGTGAATTTTTCTTCATTGTCGCAGGTTGAGTTGATGATGCTTCTTCAGAAGGCATGATTCTTCTCTTATCAATAGATGTGAAAGAGCGGCCACACCTAAGTCAGTAATGCTTTATGTGGGCGGCATGTGTTTCATTTTATTTTGTAAATAGACAAGGACAAAAAAGAGGCGGAGCTCGTGGGTGATAGCGTGAAAAGAGAAGTGAAATATGGAATTGATAATGTGCCGAGGTCACTCGGTATATTAGTAAAAAGGTACCTGTAAAGAGAGACAGTATAAGGCTAAATACACCATGTAACGTTGGCAAAAGGTCACAATAAGCACACCAACTCATGTGCGTGGTCGTGTGTTGATGTTTCGTTGTGGCTACATGCTGATGTTGTGTTACAGACATCGTTGGCATGTCGTTGCCTAAGGGCATCGATATGCTCATAGAAATCAGTGGCGCTATGTACAGCACAAGCATGGTAAACAGCGAGAGCCATGCAGGGCTGCGCTTTACTGGTGTGAGTAACATATGCTTGTTTTACAATCGTTTCATCTATGGGTAACAAGTAGGGCGGTAATATAACATGCCCATTACATTAAAAGATAGAATGAGGGGAAAGTACCATAAAAAAATCCCTACCCGGGCGAGTAGGGATAATAGGGGGAAGAGCGTGAACAGCTTCCCTGTTAAAGGACTCTCTTAAAGAGTTAAAGCCTTAACTACTGACGTGTTAATGTGAACATTTGGTTTTCTGAGCCGGCAGTACACTTGTACTGAACGATGTTGGCGCCATCCGCTGTTGAGCCGTCTACAACGTTTAGGCACAGCTCGCTATTGCGGTTGATGATACGCCATTTATCTTTACCAGCGGATTGAAAACGGAACTGTTGGTTAGTTGCATCGCGATAGTCGTATA
This genomic window from Vibrio tritonius contains:
- a CDS encoding PepSY-associated TM helix domain-containing protein; translated protein: MPSEEASSTQPATMKKNSHLNQGVTSFVRRLHFYIGLFVGPFIFMAALTGTLYVMTPQLEQWVYHDELTTTNQGQPQPLSLQIAAARQALTKPLVIKSVRPAPTPGQTTRVLFRDPTLHHYQVRTLFVDPVTLAIHGDLASYGTSGILPLRIAIDFMHTDLLLGPVGRNYSELAASWMWVAALGGLYLWWNQRRAMRRESKKGSWAYHRSRHSQVGVWIAVGLLFFSATGLTWSKWAGSNIAQWRQTIGWVTPSVSRHLPSNNPHYLYQDKQFDGVLASARTFGLSAGKIEIVPAYQAGKAWMVHEIDRAWPTQVDAVSIDPISNKVVSHVYFADYPLVAKLIRWGIDAHMGVLFGLPNQIVLALFGLALCIMIVWGYRMWWIRRPKAGDMMEPLTGAWLKLSKLGQIVVFIVATVLGWSLPVMGVSLVAFIAVDVLRWRWYKPATLEPVR
- a CDS encoding DUF2946 family protein, encoding MLLTPVKRSPAWLSLFTMLVLYIAPLISMSISMPLGNDMPTMSVTQHQHVATTKHQHTTTHMSWCAYCDLLPTLHGVFSLILSLFTGTFLLIYRVTSAHYQFHISLLFSRYHPRAPPLFCPCLFTK